A genomic segment from Gracilinanus agilis isolate LMUSP501 chromosome 1, AgileGrace, whole genome shotgun sequence encodes:
- the C1H3orf14 gene encoding uncharacterized protein C3orf14 homolog has protein sequence MLNSSEKNSASAAHPLAEARRGARRAGTENFHQHQGGPAVEGKMMSYFAKEVQLTKKHEEILAQRLLLLQEMENDHSNQKTEKKTSHVKAAQLAQKRNQSLLQDIRALEKRFEKEAHGRPPPELTNLQILYWASVEKQAPKWEQALLGRARRPAGVRSWNQAGNDLQKTPE, from the exons ATGCTCAATTCTTCGGAGAAGAACTCGGCCTCGGCCGCGCATCCTCTGGCGGAGGCCAGAAGGGGGGCCCGCCGAG cTGGAACAGAAAACTTTCACCAACATCAAGGAGGGCCAGCGGTGGAAGGAAAGATGATGTCCTATTTTGCTAAAGAAGTTCAACTTAcgaaaaaacatgaagaaat actagcCCAGAGATTACTGTTACTTCAAGAAATGGAGAATGATCACAGTAatcagaagactgaaaaaaagacaTCTCACGTAAAAGCAGCGCAGCTGGCCCAGAAAAGGAATCAGAGCCTTTTGCAG GATATCAGAGCACTAGAAAAGAGGTTTGAAAAAGAGGCGCACGGACGGCCACCTCCCGAGCTGACCAACCTCCAG attCTTTACTGGGCATCGGTAGAAAAACAGGCCCCCAAGTGGGAGCAGGCTCTCCTAGGAAGAGCCCGCCGTCCAGCTGGTGTTAGAAGTTGGAACCAGGCAGGAAATGACCTCCAGAAAACCCCAGAGTGA